A stretch of the Notamacropus eugenii isolate mMacEug1 chromosome 2, mMacEug1.pri_v2, whole genome shotgun sequence genome encodes the following:
- the RAMP2 gene encoding receptor activity-modifying protein 2 isoform X2: MVSIGTGCSGSPHLPATPARLRSPLWLLLLLCFTLNARGSEAQTVPDITEPSKWQNVEVTSEQNYELTARQCWSDYEEHMGNISREDWCEWDMISRPYSNLQYCLEKLAEFFKLGFPNPWAEQIIFQSHQMYFANCSLERRPLFFDPPEEVLLALIIAPICLIPFLVTLVVWRSKDSEVQT, from the exons ATGGTCTCAATCGGAACCGGCTGTTCTGGCTCTCCTCATCTCCCTGCGACCCCAGCCAGACTTCGAAGCCCCCTCTGGCTCCTCCTCCTGCTCTGTT TTACCCTAAATGCCCGAGGCTCTGAAGCTCAGACAGTCCCTGATATCACGGAACCCTCTAAATGGCAAAATG TGGAGGTGACCTCTGAGCAGAACTATGAACTAACAGCCAGACAATGCTGGTCGGACTATGAGGAACACATGGGAAACATCAGCAGAGAGGACTGGTGTGAATGGGACATGATCAGCAG gcCATACAGCAACTTACAATACTGCCTGGAGAAACTGGCAGAATTTTTCAAACTGGGTTTCCCCAATCCCTGGGCTGAGCAGATCATCTTCCAGAGCCACCAGATGTACTTTGCCAACTGCTCATTAGAGCGTCGGCCCCTCTTCTTTGACCCCCCAGAGGAGGTGCTGCTCGCACTGATCATTGCTCCCATCTGCCTTATCCCTTTCCTTGTTACCCTGGTGGTATGGCGGAGTAAGGACAGTGAGGTCCAGACATAA
- the RAMP2 gene encoding receptor activity-modifying protein 2 isoform X1: MEELGLLRERWLRIWRTMCLEALHPTPSRGRSEHCGEKVTLNARGSEAQTVPDITEPSKWQNVEVTSEQNYELTARQCWSDYEEHMGNISREDWCEWDMISRPYSNLQYCLEKLAEFFKLGFPNPWAEQIIFQSHQMYFANCSLERRPLFFDPPEEVLLALIIAPICLIPFLVTLVVWRSKDSEVQT, from the exons ATGGAGGAGTTAGGGCTACTGAGAGAGAGGTGGCTCCGAATTTGGCGCACCATGTGTCTTGAAGCCCTCCACCCTACACCCTCTCGAGGAAGGTCCGAGCACTGTGGGGAAAAGG TTACCCTAAATGCCCGAGGCTCTGAAGCTCAGACAGTCCCTGATATCACGGAACCCTCTAAATGGCAAAATG TGGAGGTGACCTCTGAGCAGAACTATGAACTAACAGCCAGACAATGCTGGTCGGACTATGAGGAACACATGGGAAACATCAGCAGAGAGGACTGGTGTGAATGGGACATGATCAGCAG gcCATACAGCAACTTACAATACTGCCTGGAGAAACTGGCAGAATTTTTCAAACTGGGTTTCCCCAATCCCTGGGCTGAGCAGATCATCTTCCAGAGCCACCAGATGTACTTTGCCAACTGCTCATTAGAGCGTCGGCCCCTCTTCTTTGACCCCCCAGAGGAGGTGCTGCTCGCACTGATCATTGCTCCCATCTGCCTTATCCCTTTCCTTGTTACCCTGGTGGTATGGCGGAGTAAGGACAGTGAGGTCCAGACATAA
- the VPS25 gene encoding vacuolar protein-sorting-associated protein 25 produces MGGGGPSQPEDPGRLPGTRGLAAWRHTVRSLTVPGTACLPHPDGLQALAQFPLSLALPDPAHKDLKGPGTFRRSSLPEVPSRIPEVSSRRFRFPRVMMATSFEWPWQYRFPPFFTLQPNVDTRQKQLAAWCSLVLSFCRLHRQSSMTVMEAQESPLFNNNKLQRKLPMESIQIVLEELRKKGNLEWLDKNKSSFLIMWRRPEEWGKLIYQWVSKSGQNNSVFTFYELTNGDDTEDEEFHGLDEATLLRALQALQLEHKAEIITVSDGRGVKFF; encoded by the exons atgggggggggggggccctcTCAGCCCGAGGACCCCGGCCGGCTCCCAGGGACACGTGGCTTGGCCGCTTGGAGACACACAGTTAGGTCCCTAACGGTTCCCGGGACCGCCTGCCTGCCGCACCCCGACGGGCTCCAGGCGCTGGCCCAGTTTCCTCTCTCACTGGCTCTGCCTGATCCAGCGCACAAGGATCTCAAAGGGCCCGGAACCTTTCGACGGAGCTCGCTTCCGGAAGTGCCGAGCCGGATCCCGGAAGTCAGTTCACGGCGGTTCCGGTTTCCCCGGGTGATGATGGCGACTAGTTTCGAGTGGCCATGGCAGTACCGCTTCCCTCCGTTCTTTAC GTTACAGCCAAACGTGGACACCCGGCAGAAGCAGCTGGCCGCCTGGTGCTCCCTGGTCCTGTCCTTCTGCCGCCTGCACCGACAGTCCAGCATGACGGTGATGGAGGCACAAGAAAGCCCCCTCTTCAACAACAACAAGCTGCAGA GGAAGCTTCCCATGGAATCTATCCAGATTGTGTTGGAGGAGCTGAGGAAGAAAG GGAATCTGGAGTGGCTGGATAAGAACAAGTCCAGCTTCTTGATCATGTGGCGGAGACCAGAAGAATGGGGGAAGCTCATCTACCAGTGG GTTTCAAAGAGTGGCCAGAACAATTCTGTATTTACCTTTTATGAACTAACCAATGGAGATGACACAGAGGATGAGG AGTTCCATGGGCTGGATGAGGCCACACTTCTTCGAGCGCTGCAGGCCCTACAGCTGGAGCACAAGGCTGAGATCATCACAGTCAGCGATGGCCGAGGGGTCAAGTTCTTTTAG